The following is a genomic window from Pelobacter seleniigenes DSM 18267.
AAGTCATCATGCGGTATTTCTTTAACTCTCCGACCGTCTGGGTGCATGAGACCACCACCGCTATTGTCGGCATGGCCATGGCCTATGGCGGTATCTACTGCTTCAGTAACGATAGCCACATTTCCGTGACCCTGGTCAGGGACCTGTTCCCGAAAAAATGGCAAAAGCGGATCGCTATCTTTGTCGACTTCCTGGTGCTGGTTTTTTCCGTTGGTGGGGCCTATGCCATGTACTACATGACCTCGCGGGCTCTGATAACCCCGGCCGGGACCTTTTACATGCAGCGGTCGGGATCGGCGATGAACAGCGTCTGGCCGACAATCACTAAAATTTTCATTCTACTGGTGTTCATTCTTTTGATCGCTCAGGCCTGCCTGCATCTGTTGAAGAAGATTAGAGCCTACGGGGAAGGGGAGGAGTAACGCTATGCTTGGATTAAGTGCTCTCGGGATCGGACCCGCCACCTTCCTGATTTTTTTCCTGATGATGGCTTTGCTGCTGATCGGCATGCCGCTGGGTTTTCTGACCGGGCTGGTGGCCCTGTTCTTTACCTTCGGCTGGTTCGGCCCCAACGCCATCGGCATGATCGGCACCCGGGTCTTCTCCTTTGTCACGGAATATTCGTTGGTGGCCATACCGATGTTCGTGTTCATGGCCAGTCTGCTCGATAAAACCGGGGTGGCGCGGGATCTTTACAATGCCATGCGCCTGATCGCCGGCCGTCTGAAAGGCGGCGTCGGGGTTCAGACCGTCGTTGTTGCCGCGCTTCTGGCTGCCATGTCCGGGATCATCGGTGGGGAGACGGTACTTCTCGGCATGCTGGCACTGCCCCAGATGCTGCGCCTTGGCTATGACAAGAACCTTGCCATCGGTACGGTTGTTGCCGGCGGCTCCCTCGGCACCATGATCCCGCCCAGTATCGTGTTGATCATGTACGGCATGACCTCCAACGTTTCCATCGGTGATCTTTTCACCGCGGCGGTGATTCCAGGGCTGATCCTGGTTTCCATGTACATTCTCTATGTATTGATCCGCTGCTATATCAACCCGACCATGGGACCACCGGCTCCGGCCTCGGAAATCGCCATGTCCGCCAAAGAAAAATTGGCGGCAATCGGGCATATCCTGTTGCCTATGACCATTGTGGTCTGGGTCCTTGGCAGTATTTACGGCGGGATTGCCTCGGTCACCGAAGCCGCCTGCATGGGCGTTATCGGGGTCGTGGTGTCGGCTATTGTTCGCCGTGAGCTGACTTATTCTATTGTCCATTCCGCCCTGCAGCAGACCATGCGCACCTGTGGGATGATCATCTGGATCGGGATCGGCGCCAGTGCCGTGGTCGGTATTTATAACCTGATGGGTGGCAAGCGCTTTGTCGAAACCGCCATCCTTGGGCTTGATGTGCCGCCGATGCTGATTGTCCTGCTGATGATGGCGATTTTGCTGATGCTGGGAATGTTCCTCGACTGGATCGGCATCGTCATGCTGACCATGCCGATTTTCGTGCCGATCATCAAGGCCCTCGGCTACGACCCCATCTGGTTCGGGGTGGTCTTCTGTATCAATATGCAGGTCTCGTTCCTGTCGCCGCCATTCGGTCCTGCTGCTTTTTACCTGAAGAGCGTGGCCCCGCCGAGCATATCGCTGGTGGACATCTACCGATCGGTCTGGCCCTTCATCATTATGCAGCTGATTGCCCTTGGACTCGTACTGGCTTTTCCTGAGGTTGCACTGTGGCTCGGCAATTGAGCTGACAGGTCTGCTTAGGCGGCTTGCCCATGGCCTCAGGTGACTTAAATTGTGGAATGTTGAGGCAATGAATTTTAACCGGCACTCATCTCAGGCAGCTATTTGTTGCCTGGGATGACGCTCACGCATTTCTCCAGAGGGGTTTTGAGTGATGGAAAACGACAATTTTTCAGAATTGACAATTCAGGAGGATTTCAATCCTTATCGCGAATGCATCCAGGGCTTGGCTAATGAACCGATTTGCGTTCAGCACACCATCAATAAGGCCTGGGATTTTGTTCGCAACCTAGCCCCCGAGCTTGATCCAGGCGAGATAACCCTTGATGAGATCGTCAAGCGGCTGGTTAACAACAAGCCTCGTATCGCGGTCATTACCGGTTCTATCGACCATCCGGCCCATTTGCGTGACGATGCCCATATCAGTCTGGCGGTGTTGCGGATCTGGGAAAACGGCGGTGTGCCGTTCGTCTTCGGCATTCCGGTCATCTGTGACGGGACCGCGCAGAACAATATTGGCCAGAGCTATTCCCTGGCTTCCCGCAACAACACGGCTGCGGCCGTGAATATCACTTTTGAGGGGCATTCCTACCACGCGGCTTATGTCCTGTCCAGTTGTGACAAGTTCCCGTCCGCTGTGATGAGCGGCCTGGCTTCCGCCGATGTTGCCCGCAACCACCCGGAAAGAGGGCAGGCGCCGGTCTGGGCCATGTTCATTCCGTCCCATGTGCTGCGCGGCGGGACCATTCGCCCGGCCACGGTTGACAAGCTGAAATCCCTTATCGCCAAGGCACGGAGCGAGGGGATGGCCGACCTGGCTGACGATATTGCCGAAAATATGCGTTATATCCTCCAATGCTCCTCCGATGAGGCCTTCTTCGGGCAAATGAAACGTGCGGTGGGGCAGGGGCTGATCAGTGCTGATGAATGTCGCGCCATCATGGATGATCTGGCCGCGGCGACCTGTCACCATAAGGGCGGGGTCTGCGCTTTCAACGGTACCGGCAACTCATCGCGCACCCTGGTCAGCGCCCTGGGGCTGACGCCGCCTAAATCCGAGCTGCTGATGGATGCTCCGCCGGCCGATGTGGTTGCTGAATGCGTCGATATGCTTTATCGCTGCCTCAACAAACCGGAACTGAGGATTACCAATATTCTGCAACAGAACTTCGCCAATGCGGTGCGGATTCATAATGCCACCGGTAGCTCTTCCAATATCCTGCTGCACCTTCCGGCGGTTATGCGCTATGCGGGGTTTGATGTTTCGATCATGGATTACGAGCGGATTCGCGCAGAAACCCCGGTGCCGGAAATTTTTGCCCACAGCCTGACTGAGCAGCGCGACACTTTTGTCCTGGCTCAACAGTTTGCTGCGGGCAAACATCGCGGTATGGAGAGTCTTTACCGGGTTCTGGTCGACCTCGGTTGTCACATGGATCTGGCTGCACCGACTGTGACCGGTCAGACCTGGGGCGAACGGATCAAGGATTTGACAGTCCCGGTCGCTTCGGACCTTGCCGAAAAAGCGGTGATCCGGACTCAACCGGTGCGAACAGCTTCCGGCGTCGAGATCCTGCGGGGCAATTTCATGTCCTCCTGTGTGGTCAAGCTGGCCGGGATGAGCGATCGACAACTGACTCATTTCGATGATCACCTGTTTATTGTCAGTTATTTCGAGAATGAGCGGGCCTGTATCGCAGAAATGACTTCGGTCAAGATGTTCGACAATCTCCTGGAAATAGTTAAGGGACTACCTGCTGAAGTTAGTAATAACCTTTTGAAATACAACTCAAAAGGAGCCGTTTCTGAATTTAACGAAGCAGACTTCCGCAGTCTTCTTAAACAGGGCTTTTTGTCCTATGCCTTCGTCATTGCCGGGCAAGGGCCGAAGGCTTTCGGCATGCCGGAAATGTTCGCTCCCGGGCAGAACCTCAAGCATCATCAGCTGCTGGAAGCGTCTTCGCTGCTGATCACTGACGGACGTTATTCGGGTGTGACCAAAGGGGCTTGTATCGGCCATGTCACTCCTGAAGCGATCGACGGTGGCGGTATTGGCCAGTTGGTTAATGGTGATCTGATGTGGTTGCGGATCGCTGCCAAGCAACTCGATATTGTCGATCCTGCTGCGCTTGGCGAAGGACGGACCGTGGCTTTCGAACAGTTGCCTGAACGCAAGGACCTGGTCGCCCGGCGTGGTGCGATGATGGCTGACCGGCTGCTCCAGGTGGCGGCCAGTAATTCCATGTATGACGTCTCCAGCGCGGAGAAGGGGTGTGTGCCTTATCCGGTCGATCAGCGTGCGGTGAAAGCCGTGTAGGTTGAATGATGATTGTCGTCGATTGGGGGACAACCAACTTAAGAGCCTACCGGTGCAGCGCTGACGGCGCGATTCTGGAGCGAAGGTCGAGTCCCCGCGGGGTAAAATCCTTATCCCGCGGGGACTACCCCGAGGTTTTGCAGGAACTGCTCGACTCGTTTGCTCCCGAGTCGGGCCAGCAAGTCTTTATCAGCGGGATGGCCGGGTCACGCAATGGCTGGGTGGAAGTTCCTTATTGCTCACTGCCGGCTGATCTCGACGCGTTAAAAGCCAATCTTCATCCCTTGCCGCCACCCTTCAACGGTTATCTGATTCCCGGGGTCCGGGTGGTCAAGGACGACGGGACCAGCGATGTCATGCGTGGCGAAGAAATTCAGGTTTTCGGTGCGCTACACTCTTTGGACCTATCCTCTGCACTGCTCTGTTTGCCCGGCACTCATAGTAAATGGGTCCGGGCTCAAGACCGACAGTTGTGCGATTTTTCCACCTTTATGACCGGTGACCTGTTTCAGGGGTTGGGGCAGACCATTCTCGGCTGTGACAGCGAGACCGCCTTCAGCAGCGAGGCCTTTGCCAAAGGGCTGGACGCGGTTAACTTGGTCGCCGGCGGCCTGCTGCATCAGCTTTTCACCGGTCGGACGCTGATGCTGGATGGAAAAATCACTGTCGAAGAGGTTTCTTCCTTTGTCTCCGGATTGCTGCTCGGCCATGAACTGAAACAGGCCCTGACCATGCGGGATGAGAAGGAGAGGGTCGTGCTGATCGGCGCAGAGGCTCTCTGTGCCCGGTATCGAAGCGCCCTTAACCGACAAGGTGTAGAAGCGACGATTCTCAGCAGCGATCTGGCGACTTGCGCCGGAGTTGCTGCCTTACCACAGTCAAGCTGAGGTGCAGTTATGGCATACCGCTTTAATTCACTGTTTGCAGAGCTACCGTTGATCGGGATTTTTCGGGGTATCAAGCCGGATGAGGCCGTCAGCGTGATTGGTGCCGCCATCGACAAAGGTTTGCGCATTGTTGAGGTGCCCCTTAACTCACCGGATCCCCTCGATTCCATTGCCCGACTCGTCGAACGTTTCGGTGAGCAGGCGCTGGTCGGCGCTGGAACGGTTACGACAGTCGCTGAAGTCGAGGCGGTCGCTCGGGCCGGCGGACGGCTTATCGTGACTCCCTACGCTCGGCGGGCGGTGGTAGAGCGAGCCAAGGAACTGGGGCTGGCAGCGACCCCTGGTGCCTTGACCCCGACGGAAATTGCCGACATGCACGCCGCCGGCGCTGACGCCGTAAAAATTTTTCCGGCCGAAATGATGCCGCCGCGGATTCTTAAAGGACTGGGGGCAGTTCTGCCTGCTGACCTGTTGTTGGTCCCGGTGGGTGGAGTCTCCCTTGAGAATATGGCCGACTATGTTGCCGCCGGTGCGGCCGGGTTCGGACTCGGCTCGGCCTTGTATCGAGCGGGAGACCGGGCGGAAACAGTTGCTGCCCGGGCCGCAGCCTTTGTTGTTCATCTGCAGTGTTTGCTGGCAGGTCCAATCGATCCTATTTCCGGCTGAAAATTACCGGAGTTATCTGAAAGGGGTTTGCAATGCGTTTAGTTCAATTTTACCAGGGAGATGATTCATCAGCCTGGCGGGTTGCGGTCGTGGCCGCTGACCAAGAGAAACTGCAAGTGGTTGCTGACTGTCGCGGAACCTACGACTTGGCCATGACCGCGGTTCGTGCCGGTAAGTCGTTGACCGAAGTCATTGCCGAGAAGGGTTTTGCGGAGGATCTGTCTTACCCTGACGTGCTGGCCGAAGGTCGCCTGCTGGCACCGCTGACCCACCCGGATCCGGCGCATATGCTATTGACCGGCACCGGTTTGACCCATTTGGGAAGTGCCAGCACGCGCAGTGCCATGCACGCCAAGGCTGATGATCAGTTGACCGACTCCATGAAAATGTTCAAGTGGGGCGTCGAAGGCGGCAAGCCGGCCCCCGGTGAAATCGGCGTCGAGCCGGAATGGTTTTATAAAGGGGACGGCAGCTGGCTGGTTGCTCCCGGCCAGGCTTTGAGCTTACCGGCCTATGCTCATGATGGCGGCGAAGAGCCTGAAATTGTCGGGCTCTATATCATCGGTGACGACGGGACTCCGTTCCGGGTCGGCTTTGCTATTGCCAACGAATATTCCGACCATGCCCTGGAACGGCAGAACTACCTCTGGCTGGCACACTCCAAGCTGCGGCAGTCCTCCTTTGGTCCGGAACTGCTTATCGGCGACCTGCCGGCAGATGTCCAGGGCACCAGCCGGATTCTGCGCGATGGTGCGGTGCTCTGGGAAAAGGACTTTGTCAGCGGTGAACAGAATATGAGCCACTCCATTGCCAACCTGGAGTACCACCATTTCAAGTATCCGGGGTTTAAACGGCCGGGAGATGTCCATGTGCATTTTTTCGGCACCGCGACTCTGAGTTTTGCTGATCAGGTCAAAACGCAGCCCGGAGATGTCTTTGAAATTGCCGCCGACGGTTTTGGCCGGCCTCTGCGCAATCCGCTGGTCGCCGCGGAGAGCTGCAAACCGGAAATCAAGGCGCTGTAAATAGACCGTTATGGGCTCGGCAGGCTGCTGACTGCCTGCCGGACATGAGCTGCGGAGGTAACCAATGAAAATTGTCAAAGCTGATATTGTCGTGGTCGGTGCCCCCTGGCGGGAACTGACCATTGTCGAGTTAACCACTGATACCGGTCTGACCGGGCTCGGTGAGGTGCGGATGGTCAATAAAACCGACACCTTGATTGCCGCCATTGAAGAGCTGGCGGCCCGCTATGTCATCGGGATGGATCCGGCCAACCTGACCCGGCTGGCCTGGCAGATCCAGGTCGGCGAATACGGACTGCCGGGTGAAGTCGGTCAGAGCGCTCTGGCGGCCTTTGATATGGCGTGCTGGGACATCCTTGGCAAAGAGCTGAACGTACCGGTCTGGAAATTGCTGGGTGGCAAGTTTCGCGAGCGGGTGCCGGCCTATGCCAATGGCTGGTATCAGGGAGGACGTGATCCGCAGGTCATTCGCGAACTGGCCAAAGGGGTGGTTGCCAAAGGCTATCGGGGGTTGAAGATCGACCCCTTTGGTGCCGCTTCCGCGGAGATCTCCCGCAGCGAGCGCATGCGCGCGGTCGCGATCCTGGAGGCCGTGCGGGATGCGGTCGGACCTGATGTGCAGATTTTCCTGGAGATGCACGGTCGTTTTACCGGGGCTGCCGCCCGGGCGGTTGCTCGCGATGTGCTCGACATCGAACCCGGTTGGCTCGAAGAACCGGTCACGCCGACCGATGTGACCAGTTTGCGCTCGGTCCGGCAGAGCACTCATCTGCCCATCGCCTCGGGTGAGCGCATGCACGAGGCCCACGACCTGCGCCCCTTTATCGAGGAAGGACTGGTCGATATCTATCAGATTGACCTGACCCATGCCGGCGGCATCACCGGTTTACAACAACTGGTCGGCTGGACCAACGCCTATAACGTCATGCTTGCGCCCCATAACGTCTGTGGACCCATTGGTACGGCGGCCGCGCTGCATTTCTCCGTGGCCTGCCCGAACTTTAAGATCCTGGAACATTTCAATGACTTTGCCGATCCCTGGGTGTTTGACATCGTCACTGGAGCGCCCCGGGTCGATCCGGCTGACGGCTGCTTCCCGGTCCCGGACGGTGCCGGGCTCGGGGTGACTCTCAACCGGGAAGAATGTGCCAAACACCCCCGCACCGGAGGTCGGCTGGCCCTGTTCAGCGAGGGGTGGGAGCAGCGGACCAAGGTAGAGAACTATATTGAGCCGCAATAGTCGTAAAAGCGCTGGCGGGCGACAAGAGGAGGCCTGATGGTGGAGAAACTGCCGGTCAAGCACATGATAAACCTGGCTGCAGCACGTTGTATTGCCGCGGCCGCTGAGGCGGAAGCCAGCGTCAACGAGTGGGCGGTGGTCATTGTCATCATCGATGATGGCGGGCACCTGGTGCTGCTGCAGCGGATGGACGGGACCCAACTGGCCAGTATTGATCTTGCCACCCAAAAGGCTCTCAGCGCCCTGATTTACCGGCGCCCGACCAAGGCATTTGAAGATTCCCTGCTCGGTGGACGTCAGGCCGTTCTCGCATTGCCCGGAGCTTTGCCGGTAAACGGCGGTTTGCCGCTCAGCTATGGGGGAGATCTGATCGGAGCCATCGGAATCAGCGGCGTCACTGCCGAGCAGGATGCGCAAATTGCTGCCGCCGGGGCCGCTGCTCTCAAAGCGTTGCGTGAGTAAATCGCCATGGTTTGAATGGCCTGCTCAATGAACAAGACTCCTTTCGGCAAGGCATTGCCGTGGTGAAGAAAGTCGAGGCGCGGAATGAAGATCACTGCTGTCAAACCGTTAGTGGTTAATGCCGACATGCGCAACTGGGTTTTTGTTAAAGTTGAAACCGACCAGCCAGGCTTGTATGGTTGGGGGGAGTCGACCCTCGAATGGAAAACCCGGGCGGTGGTCGGCGCGCTGGAAGATCTGGCCCCGTTGGTGGTCGGCCAGGACCCGGCGCAGATCAATCAACTGGTCCGGATCATGAAAAAACAGAGCTTCTGGCGCTTGGGCGCCATCGGCTCCAGCGCTGCCTCCGGCATCGAACTTGCTCTTTGGGAT
Proteins encoded in this region:
- a CDS encoding 2-dehydro-3-deoxygalactonokinase, coding for MMIVVDWGTTNLRAYRCSADGAILERRSSPRGVKSLSRGDYPEVLQELLDSFAPESGQQVFISGMAGSRNGWVEVPYCSLPADLDALKANLHPLPPPFNGYLIPGVRVVKDDGTSDVMRGEEIQVFGALHSLDLSSALLCLPGTHSKWVRAQDRQLCDFSTFMTGDLFQGLGQTILGCDSETAFSSEAFAKGLDAVNLVAGGLLHQLFTGRTLMLDGKITVEEVSSFVSGLLLGHELKQALTMRDEKERVVLIGAEALCARYRSALNRQGVEATILSSDLATCAGVAALPQSS
- a CDS encoding TRAP transporter large permease encodes the protein MLGLSALGIGPATFLIFFLMMALLLIGMPLGFLTGLVALFFTFGWFGPNAIGMIGTRVFSFVTEYSLVAIPMFVFMASLLDKTGVARDLYNAMRLIAGRLKGGVGVQTVVVAALLAAMSGIIGGETVLLGMLALPQMLRLGYDKNLAIGTVVAGGSLGTMIPPSIVLIMYGMTSNVSIGDLFTAAVIPGLILVSMYILYVLIRCYINPTMGPPAPASEIAMSAKEKLAAIGHILLPMTIVVWVLGSIYGGIASVTEAACMGVIGVVVSAIVRRELTYSIVHSALQQTMRTCGMIIWIGIGASAVVGIYNLMGGKRFVETAILGLDVPPMLIVLLMMAILLMLGMFLDWIGIVMLTMPIFVPIIKALGYDPIWFGVVFCINMQVSFLSPPFGPAAFYLKSVAPPSISLVDIYRSVWPFIIMQLIALGLVLAFPEVALWLGN
- a CDS encoding GlcG/HbpS family heme-binding protein gives rise to the protein MVEKLPVKHMINLAAARCIAAAAEAEASVNEWAVVIVIIDDGGHLVLLQRMDGTQLASIDLATQKALSALIYRRPTKAFEDSLLGGRQAVLALPGALPVNGGLPLSYGGDLIGAIGISGVTAEQDAQIAAAGAAALKALRE
- a CDS encoding dihydroxy-acid dehydratase, translating into MENDNFSELTIQEDFNPYRECIQGLANEPICVQHTINKAWDFVRNLAPELDPGEITLDEIVKRLVNNKPRIAVITGSIDHPAHLRDDAHISLAVLRIWENGGVPFVFGIPVICDGTAQNNIGQSYSLASRNNTAAAVNITFEGHSYHAAYVLSSCDKFPSAVMSGLASADVARNHPERGQAPVWAMFIPSHVLRGGTIRPATVDKLKSLIAKARSEGMADLADDIAENMRYILQCSSDEAFFGQMKRAVGQGLISADECRAIMDDLAAATCHHKGGVCAFNGTGNSSRTLVSALGLTPPKSELLMDAPPADVVAECVDMLYRCLNKPELRITNILQQNFANAVRIHNATGSSSNILLHLPAVMRYAGFDVSIMDYERIRAETPVPEIFAHSLTEQRDTFVLAQQFAAGKHRGMESLYRVLVDLGCHMDLAAPTVTGQTWGERIKDLTVPVASDLAEKAVIRTQPVRTASGVEILRGNFMSSCVVKLAGMSDRQLTHFDDHLFIVSYFENERACIAEMTSVKMFDNLLEIVKGLPAEVSNNLLKYNSKGAVSEFNEADFRSLLKQGFLSYAFVIAGQGPKAFGMPEMFAPGQNLKHHQLLEASSLLITDGRYSGVTKGACIGHVTPEAIDGGGIGQLVNGDLMWLRIAAKQLDIVDPAALGEGRTVAFEQLPERKDLVARRGAMMADRLLQVAASNSMYDVSSAEKGCVPYPVDQRAVKAV
- a CDS encoding mandelate racemase/muconate lactonizing enzyme family protein; amino-acid sequence: MKIVKADIVVVGAPWRELTIVELTTDTGLTGLGEVRMVNKTDTLIAAIEELAARYVIGMDPANLTRLAWQIQVGEYGLPGEVGQSALAAFDMACWDILGKELNVPVWKLLGGKFRERVPAYANGWYQGGRDPQVIRELAKGVVAKGYRGLKIDPFGAASAEISRSERMRAVAILEAVRDAVGPDVQIFLEMHGRFTGAAARAVARDVLDIEPGWLEEPVTPTDVTSLRSVRQSTHLPIASGERMHEAHDLRPFIEEGLVDIYQIDLTHAGGITGLQQLVGWTNAYNVMLAPHNVCGPIGTAAALHFSVACPNFKILEHFNDFADPWVFDIVTGAPRVDPADGCFPVPDGAGLGVTLNREECAKHPRTGGRLALFSEGWEQRTKVENYIEPQ
- a CDS encoding TRAP transporter small permease subunit; its protein translation is MSDHEEEFLVNECDTALDRWIVKLGDIVTWLYVIAVLISFYEVIMRYFFNSPTVWVHETTTAIVGMAMAYGGIYCFSNDSHISVTLVRDLFPKKWQKRIAIFVDFLVLVFSVGGAYAMYYMTSRALITPAGTFYMQRSGSAMNSVWPTITKIFILLVFILLIAQACLHLLKKIRAYGEGEE
- the araD1 gene encoding AraD1 family protein, whose product is MRLVQFYQGDDSSAWRVAVVAADQEKLQVVADCRGTYDLAMTAVRAGKSLTEVIAEKGFAEDLSYPDVLAEGRLLAPLTHPDPAHMLLTGTGLTHLGSASTRSAMHAKADDQLTDSMKMFKWGVEGGKPAPGEIGVEPEWFYKGDGSWLVAPGQALSLPAYAHDGGEEPEIVGLYIIGDDGTPFRVGFAIANEYSDHALERQNYLWLAHSKLRQSSFGPELLIGDLPADVQGTSRILRDGAVLWEKDFVSGEQNMSHSIANLEYHHFKYPGFKRPGDVHVHFFGTATLSFADQVKTQPGDVFEIAADGFGRPLRNPLVAAESCKPEIKAL
- a CDS encoding 2-dehydro-3-deoxy-6-phosphogalactonate aldolase, whose amino-acid sequence is MAYRFNSLFAELPLIGIFRGIKPDEAVSVIGAAIDKGLRIVEVPLNSPDPLDSIARLVERFGEQALVGAGTVTTVAEVEAVARAGGRLIVTPYARRAVVERAKELGLAATPGALTPTEIADMHAAGADAVKIFPAEMMPPRILKGLGAVLPADLLLVPVGGVSLENMADYVAAGAAGFGLGSALYRAGDRAETVAARAAAFVVHLQCLLAGPIDPISG